A genomic region of Sphaerochaeta sp. contains the following coding sequences:
- a CDS encoding RNA polymerase sigma factor — MLLKVVYHITNNQDLAEEICQEAFIRYFDKAMSFPSEEEAKYWLIRVAKNLAINQVKRKARELGMVEKLKKFPDTSSSKDGAQALVEKETRREVQEAIAGLPEKFRLVIVMKEYTDMDYKGIAATLHISESNVKVRVYRARKLLEEALRPKQE; from the coding sequence ATGTTGCTCAAGGTGGTGTACCACATCACCAACAACCAGGATCTCGCCGAGGAAATCTGTCAGGAAGCGTTCATCAGGTATTTCGACAAGGCGATGTCCTTCCCCAGCGAAGAGGAAGCCAAGTATTGGCTGATCCGCGTCGCGAAGAACCTGGCGATCAACCAGGTGAAACGGAAGGCCAGGGAGCTGGGAATGGTGGAGAAACTGAAGAAGTTCCCCGATACTTCCAGTTCCAAGGACGGAGCCCAGGCGTTGGTGGAGAAGGAGACCCGCAGAGAGGTCCAGGAAGCCATCGCGGGGTTGCCGGAAAAGTTCCGGCTGGTCATCGTGATGAAGGAATACACTGATATGGATTACAAGGGGATTGCGGCCACGTTGCATATTTCCGAGAGTAATGTGAAGGTCAGGGTGTACCGGGCACGGAAACTGCTGGAGGAAGCCTTGAGACCCAAACAGGAGTGA
- a CDS encoding zf-HC2 domain-containing protein has product MCVDDELLNTYLDGELQEPWRTQVEQHLGYCNACRGRLEQLKALDHTMQSASLTEEEIQGRQEKVLSYFEKNRFGNKKIRLFARRVQVRLVPALLTSAAAFVIVFIGAFVLFGTNSKQTEEILPGVAAPVDSANVRQVSDVKQKTLDDYSLEQIVQYLDSKGYAVKLEVKAVQPIQQ; this is encoded by the coding sequence ATGTGCGTGGATGACGAATTGTTGAACACCTATTTGGATGGGGAACTGCAGGAGCCATGGAGAACGCAGGTGGAGCAACACCTTGGGTATTGCAACGCCTGCAGGGGGAGACTCGAACAACTGAAGGCCCTTGACCATACGATGCAGAGCGCGTCGTTGACGGAAGAGGAAATCCAGGGGCGCCAGGAAAAGGTGCTTTCCTATTTTGAGAAAAACCGGTTTGGCAACAAAAAGATCCGTTTGTTCGCCCGTCGGGTACAGGTACGTCTTGTGCCGGCGCTTTTGACCAGCGCCGCGGCGTTCGTCATCGTGTTCATTGGCGCGTTCGTGCTGTTCGGGACAAACAGCAAACAGACGGAAGAGATTCTCCCCGGCGTCGCCGCGCCGGTGGACAGCGCCAACGTCCGTCAGGTTTCTGACGTAAAGCAGAAAACGCTGGATGATTATTCATTGGAGCAGATCGTCCAGTATCTGGATTCCAAAGGATATGCGGTGAAGCTGGAAGTCAAGGCGGTGCAGCCGATCCAGCAGTAA
- the mtnA gene encoding S-methyl-5-thioribose-1-phosphate isomerase — protein MGGHQRTIQGNDFEGFYRLFVKEKEYLKSARPTAVNLSWALERMHRVCLANKEKPVGVIKEILHQECVRIRQEDIAVCHAIGEYGLTLIKDGDGLLTHCNAGRLATVKYGTATAPMYLGAERGMHLHIYADETRPLLQGARLTAFELHAAGLDVTLECDNMSASAMREGKINAVFVGCDRVAANGDFANKIGTSMVALAAKRYGIPFYCCAPTSTIDLATPDGTKIPIEQRPAEEVTTMWYQHRMAPEGIKVYNPSFDVTDHDLVTAFVTEKGIARAPFSTSLARLCSRP, from the coding sequence GTGGGTGGTCACCAAAGGACTATTCAGGGGAACGATTTTGAAGGTTTTTACCGTTTGTTCGTCAAAGAAAAGGAATATCTGAAAAGCGCCCGGCCGACGGCGGTCAACCTTTCCTGGGCGTTGGAGCGGATGCATCGCGTCTGCCTCGCGAACAAGGAAAAGCCGGTGGGGGTGATCAAGGAAATCCTCCATCAGGAATGCGTGCGCATCAGGCAAGAGGATATCGCCGTCTGTCACGCCATCGGTGAGTACGGTCTGACGTTGATCAAGGACGGCGACGGCCTGTTGACCCACTGCAACGCCGGCCGCTTGGCCACGGTGAAATACGGGACGGCCACCGCGCCGATGTATCTGGGCGCGGAACGGGGAATGCACCTGCACATCTACGCCGATGAGACCCGGCCTCTGCTTCAGGGCGCGCGGCTGACGGCGTTTGAACTTCACGCCGCCGGTCTTGACGTGACGCTGGAATGCGACAACATGTCGGCCAGTGCCATGCGGGAAGGGAAGATCAACGCGGTGTTCGTCGGCTGTGACCGTGTGGCGGCCAACGGGGATTTCGCCAACAAGATCGGCACCTCCATGGTGGCGTTGGCCGCCAAACGCTATGGCATCCCGTTCTACTGCTGCGCCCCCACGTCGACGATTGACCTGGCCACACCGGATGGAACGAAGATTCCCATTGAGCAACGGCCGGCGGAGGAGGTCACCACGATGTGGTACCAGCACCGGATGGCGCCGGAAGGGATCAAAGTGTACAACCCCAGTTTTGATGTGACGGACCATGACCTGGTCACGGCATTCGTCACGGAAAAAGGAATCGCCAGAGCTCCGTTCTCCACCTCGCTTGCCCGGCTGTGTTCCCGGCCGTAG
- a CDS encoding valine--tRNA ligase, whose amino-acid sequence MKSIELAKAYDPKEFESRIYQDWKQDGLFRPSDESVGKPYTIVMPPPNVTGILHMGHGLNNSLQDILIRYYRMTGRSTLWVPGTDHAGIATQNIVERMLAKEGLRRQDIGREEFLKRTWAVKEKHHDIITHQLEVIGCSCDWSRERFTMDEGLSRAVREAFVTLYERGLIYKGEYLINYCPHCQTALADDEVEYQSMQGSMWDIKYPYADGSGFITVATTRPETMFGDTAVAVHPDDERYKAVVGKKLRLPLTDREIPIIADAFVDMSFGTGMVKITPAHDPNDYQCGKRHGLDAINVLNPDGTLNDNCPEKYRNIPAVEARKLVVQDLKELGLLIKETPHQHDVGTCYRCHTVVEPYLSKQWFVKMDGMAQKALDAWKRGEINFYPKRWENTYSHWLENIHDWCISRQLWWGHRIPVWYCKDCGEMIVSRTDPTECPKCHSHQIEQDNEVLDTWFSSWLWPFSTLGWPDKTPDLEKFFPTDTLVSAYDIIFFWISRMIMASLEFMGQVPFHDIYVTGLVRDKQGRKMSKSLGNGIDPIEVVNRFGADAMKFTLAYMATQGQDIKIDMESFNLGSRFANKIWNASRFLLMNLDGTEMLDVKTIQLRTMDKWIYHKLNQAVKNVTEAVAAYRFNDAAQGCYDFFWNDFCDWYVEYSKQGLYSADPQEKNRTVTLLLDLLSESLKLMHPFVSFVTEEIYDKLPGSTGHLITQRYPVCDENRNHPEEALLVSRGQEAVAAIRAARNELSIPVDKKVRVVIKPDAGFAATDFFREEEALIATFVNASELVIDTDGSVDVSGTFPVAGTGYASYLFVRQAIDVPKEIEKLAAEREKNQQLLAQTMKKLSNPQFMEHAKQEAIDKEQGKKAEFEEKIAKADEHLKLLNSLA is encoded by the coding sequence GTGAAGTCGATTGAATTGGCGAAAGCCTATGACCCAAAAGAATTTGAGTCGAGGATTTATCAGGATTGGAAACAGGACGGTTTGTTCCGTCCCAGCGACGAGAGTGTCGGTAAGCCGTACACCATCGTCATGCCTCCTCCCAACGTCACCGGAATCCTCCACATGGGGCATGGGCTGAACAACTCACTCCAGGACATTCTGATCCGTTACTACCGGATGACCGGCCGCAGCACCCTGTGGGTGCCGGGAACGGACCATGCCGGCATCGCCACGCAGAACATCGTCGAACGGATGTTGGCCAAGGAAGGCCTTCGGCGTCAGGATATCGGCCGTGAGGAGTTTCTCAAGCGGACCTGGGCCGTCAAGGAAAAGCACCATGACATCATCACCCACCAGCTGGAGGTGATTGGTTGCAGCTGTGACTGGAGTCGCGAGCGGTTTACCATGGACGAGGGGCTGTCCCGCGCCGTGCGTGAGGCGTTCGTCACATTGTATGAGCGTGGCCTGATCTACAAAGGCGAGTATTTGATCAACTACTGCCCGCACTGCCAGACGGCGTTGGCTGACGACGAGGTGGAATACCAGTCGATGCAGGGCAGCATGTGGGACATCAAGTATCCTTATGCCGATGGCTCTGGGTTCATCACCGTGGCGACGACCCGTCCGGAGACGATGTTCGGTGATACCGCCGTTGCGGTGCATCCGGATGACGAGCGGTACAAGGCTGTGGTGGGGAAGAAACTCCGCCTGCCGCTGACGGACCGTGAGATTCCCATCATCGCCGACGCGTTCGTCGACATGAGTTTCGGAACCGGTATGGTGAAGATCACCCCGGCCCACGACCCCAACGACTACCAGTGTGGCAAGCGCCACGGTCTGGATGCGATCAACGTCCTCAATCCGGACGGCACGCTGAACGACAACTGCCCGGAGAAGTATCGCAACATTCCGGCGGTGGAAGCCCGCAAACTGGTCGTGCAGGACCTGAAGGAGCTTGGACTTTTGATCAAGGAAACACCCCATCAGCACGATGTCGGCACCTGCTATCGTTGCCATACGGTGGTGGAGCCGTACCTGTCCAAGCAGTGGTTCGTCAAGATGGACGGCATGGCGCAGAAGGCGTTGGACGCCTGGAAGCGCGGGGAGATCAACTTCTATCCCAAACGGTGGGAAAACACCTACAGCCACTGGCTTGAGAATATTCATGACTGGTGCATTTCCCGTCAGTTGTGGTGGGGACACCGCATCCCGGTCTGGTACTGCAAGGATTGCGGTGAGATGATCGTCTCCCGCACCGATCCGACGGAATGCCCGAAGTGCCATTCCCACCAGATCGAGCAGGACAACGAAGTGCTGGACACCTGGTTCTCATCCTGGCTCTGGCCGTTCTCAACGCTGGGATGGCCGGACAAAACACCGGATCTGGAGAAGTTCTTCCCGACGGATACACTGGTCTCCGCCTACGACATCATCTTCTTCTGGATATCCCGGATGATCATGGCAAGTCTTGAGTTCATGGGGCAGGTACCCTTCCATGACATCTACGTCACCGGCCTGGTGCGTGACAAGCAGGGCCGGAAGATGTCCAAGAGCCTGGGCAACGGCATCGATCCCATCGAAGTGGTCAACCGCTTCGGCGCGGACGCGATGAAGTTCACCTTGGCCTATATGGCGACCCAGGGACAGGACATCAAGATTGATATGGAAAGCTTCAATCTGGGCTCCCGGTTCGCCAACAAGATCTGGAACGCGTCCCGTTTCCTGCTGATGAACCTTGATGGGACGGAAATGCTTGATGTGAAGACCATCCAGCTCCGCACCATGGACAAGTGGATCTACCACAAACTCAACCAGGCGGTGAAGAACGTCACCGAGGCTGTCGCCGCGTATCGGTTCAATGACGCGGCCCAAGGGTGCTACGATTTCTTCTGGAATGATTTCTGCGACTGGTACGTGGAGTACAGCAAGCAGGGTTTGTACAGCGCAGATCCCCAGGAAAAGAACCGGACCGTCACGCTCCTGTTGGATCTGCTCTCCGAATCCCTCAAGCTGATGCATCCGTTCGTCAGTTTCGTCACGGAGGAAATCTATGACAAGCTTCCCGGTTCCACCGGGCATCTGATCACCCAGCGCTATCCCGTCTGCGATGAGAACCGTAATCATCCTGAGGAAGCGCTTCTGGTCAGCCGTGGCCAGGAGGCGGTCGCCGCCATCCGTGCCGCGCGCAATGAGCTGTCCATTCCGGTGGACAAGAAAGTGCGTGTGGTGATCAAGCCGGATGCCGGGTTCGCCGCTACCGATTTCTTCCGTGAGGAAGAAGCCTTGATCGCAACGTTTGTCAATGCCAGCGAGTTGGTCATTGATACGGATGGATCGGTGGATGTGTCCGGGACGTTCCCCGTCGCCGGAACCGGTTACGCTTCGTATCTGTTTGTCCGCCAGGCCATCGACGTCCCCAAGGAGATCGAGAAACTTGCCGCGGAACGGGAGAAGAACCAGCAGTTGCTCGCCCAGACGATGAAGAAGCTTTCCAACCCGCAGTTCATGGAACATGCCAAACAGGAAGCCATCGACAAGGAGCAGGGCAAAAAGGCGGAGTTTGAGGAAAAGATCGCCAAAGCGGACGAACACCTCAAACTGCTGAACAGCCTGGCCTGA
- a CDS encoding DUF72 domain-containing protein, translating into MGYLVGTCGYAYSQWRGVFYPERLKSEDFLAYYATKFPTVEVDSTFYRMPTSSFCASLRDKSGGSLLFSLKAPQTFTHQVGDWKGDAALFRSAVEPLAQSGQLSALLFQFPQRFHYTPDNRVYLANLLSQFPGFPAVVEFRDVAWMRPRVYDGLNQRDVGLCVSDLPPLDGLPQLVPVATGGVGYVRFHGRNASTWYAGSGSERYDYLYSDTELSAMLPPIQEIGGKVKKVHLFFNNHPQGKATINAETMMRLLGPA; encoded by the coding sequence ATGGGATATCTGGTCGGTACCTGCGGGTATGCCTACTCCCAATGGCGTGGGGTGTTCTATCCTGAGCGCCTGAAGAGCGAGGACTTCCTGGCGTACTACGCCACGAAGTTCCCCACCGTTGAGGTCGACAGCACGTTTTACCGGATGCCGACTTCCTCGTTCTGCGCCTCACTGAGGGATAAGAGCGGCGGTTCGTTGCTCTTTTCGTTGAAGGCGCCCCAGACATTCACCCACCAAGTGGGGGACTGGAAAGGGGATGCCGCGTTGTTTCGGTCGGCGGTTGAGCCGCTTGCCCAGTCCGGACAATTATCCGCGCTCCTGTTCCAGTTTCCCCAACGGTTCCACTACACCCCGGACAACCGGGTGTATCTCGCGAATTTGCTCTCCCAGTTTCCCGGTTTTCCCGCTGTGGTGGAATTCCGTGATGTGGCATGGATGCGGCCGCGTGTCTATGATGGACTGAATCAACGCGACGTAGGCCTCTGCGTCAGTGATCTCCCCCCATTGGACGGCTTGCCCCAGTTGGTCCCTGTGGCGACCGGAGGCGTTGGATACGTACGCTTCCATGGCCGTAATGCATCCACCTGGTATGCGGGATCAGGGAGTGAACGGTATGATTACCTCTATTCCGATACGGAACTCTCCGCCATGCTTCCTCCCATCCAGGAGATCGGGGGGAAGGTGAAGAAAGTACATCTGTTTTTCAACAATCATCCCCAAGGGAAAGCAACGATCAATGCCGAGACGATGATGCGGCTGTTGGGCCCCGCATAA
- a CDS encoding glycosyltransferase: MFYYAILMTIMAVYAWAISLMNVITMTVMNHRSHKQSRTPRVSVLIPARNEHDHIEDCVRSFMKQDYPDYEVLVLDDNSTDDTAAIVQRLEKEDSRVRLFHGEPLPAGWKGKNHAIQQLLTHAQGEYLLLTDADTIHNPNSIRLGVDLAITYHAKFVSGYPKEISSKPLVGCIIATMALNTMLFTPIPIQYVIQKRGYAMAIGQYVMVERNAMMDIGGMEQIKNEICDDVSLARLFVATGNKSLFCDLKSAVSCRMYDTVKGAFHGIERSVIGAIVPSAKMFYLIMIAVIGVGAICVAPFVGIAAWVITGSSHALFLMISSLSFWAAFTLVTAFHGFKFPIPLMGPFCFTNIILMFFHGYYRRATGKGFIWKGRKID; this comes from the coding sequence ATGTTTTACTACGCGATTCTCATGACCATCATGGCGGTGTACGCCTGGGCGATTTCCCTGATGAATGTCATCACCATGACGGTGATGAACCATCGTTCGCACAAACAGTCCAGGACTCCCAGAGTCTCCGTACTGATCCCCGCGCGCAATGAACACGACCACATCGAGGATTGCGTGCGTTCCTTCATGAAGCAGGACTACCCTGATTATGAAGTCCTGGTGTTGGATGACAACAGCACGGATGACACCGCCGCGATTGTCCAGCGTCTGGAAAAGGAAGATTCCCGGGTCAGGTTGTTCCATGGAGAGCCACTCCCTGCAGGCTGGAAAGGCAAGAACCACGCCATCCAGCAGTTGTTGACCCACGCCCAGGGGGAATACCTGCTGCTTACCGATGCCGACACGATCCACAACCCCAATTCCATCCGTCTGGGCGTTGACCTGGCCATCACCTACCACGCGAAATTCGTCAGCGGTTATCCCAAAGAGATCAGCTCCAAGCCTCTTGTCGGCTGCATCATCGCCACCATGGCGTTGAACACCATGCTGTTCACCCCGATTCCCATCCAATACGTAATCCAGAAACGGGGCTACGCCATGGCCATCGGCCAGTATGTGATGGTGGAACGAAACGCCATGATGGATATCGGCGGCATGGAACAAATCAAGAATGAAATCTGCGACGATGTATCACTTGCACGGCTGTTCGTCGCCACCGGAAACAAGTCGCTGTTCTGCGATCTGAAAAGCGCTGTTTCGTGCCGGATGTATGACACCGTCAAAGGAGCGTTCCACGGTATCGAGCGGAGCGTCATCGGTGCCATCGTCCCGTCAGCGAAGATGTTCTACCTGATCATGATCGCCGTCATCGGGGTCGGAGCCATCTGCGTCGCTCCGTTTGTCGGCATTGCCGCGTGGGTGATCACCGGCTCCTCCCATGCGCTGTTCCTGATGATCTCCAGTCTTTCCTTCTGGGCCGCCTTCACGTTGGTCACCGCGTTCCATGGGTTCAAGTTTCCCATCCCGTTGATGGGTCCGTTCTGTTTCACCAACATCATCCTGATGTTCTTCCATGGATACTATCGCAGAGCCACAGGAAAAGGCTTCATATGGAAAGGGCGAAAAATCGACTGA
- a CDS encoding U32 family peptidase, which translates to MAELLSPAGNLEKLKVAFAYGADAAYMGLDRFSLRANADNFSDGDLEAVKALKATTGKRLYCALNILFHEGQMEDLKAALPRLKAWPFDAFIISDLGCVNVLRKAFGDGVELHLSTQASCTNSESAKLYHSLGFRRVILGRETPLSDIRKIKDAVPDLQLEVFVHGAMCMAYSGRCLLSSALAGRSSNQGDCTHTCRWNYALTEEKRPGEYYPIEEHDGYSTILSSKDLCMIDHLDELLDAGVDSMKIEGRMKSGYYVGLVTRAYRKALDKDPDWREYRKGLFEFSHREYCTGFFYGSGPLSAITEEGYQRDWVFLGYLKEEIKPSVWSLDLRNQIKKGQTIQYVSPESPNIPDDSYTLLDSSFHFVDQIDHGKVQYLQTDKPVRAGSILRRRAVSHEEQLGSN; encoded by the coding sequence GTGGCTGAGTTGCTCTCCCCGGCGGGCAACCTTGAAAAACTCAAGGTTGCCTTCGCCTACGGAGCGGATGCCGCGTACATGGGTTTGGACCGCTTTTCCCTCCGTGCCAACGCGGACAATTTCTCCGATGGTGACCTGGAGGCCGTCAAGGCTTTGAAGGCCACCACCGGAAAGCGGTTGTACTGCGCGTTGAACATCCTGTTTCACGAAGGGCAGATGGAGGATCTGAAAGCCGCCCTGCCCCGACTGAAGGCGTGGCCGTTCGACGCGTTCATCATCAGCGACCTGGGGTGCGTGAATGTGCTCCGCAAAGCGTTCGGGGATGGGGTGGAACTCCATTTGTCCACCCAGGCTTCCTGCACCAACAGCGAAAGCGCCAAGCTGTACCATTCATTGGGGTTCCGCCGGGTGATCCTCGGCAGGGAAACCCCGCTTTCCGACATCAGGAAAATCAAGGACGCCGTACCGGACCTCCAGCTGGAAGTGTTCGTCCATGGGGCGATGTGCATGGCCTACTCCGGCAGATGCCTGCTTTCCTCAGCGCTTGCCGGTCGGTCCTCAAACCAGGGGGATTGCACCCATACCTGTCGGTGGAACTACGCGTTGACGGAAGAAAAACGCCCAGGGGAATACTACCCCATCGAGGAGCATGACGGGTATTCCACCATCCTCTCCTCCAAAGATCTTTGCATGATCGACCATCTGGATGAGTTGCTGGATGCCGGGGTCGATTCGATGAAGATCGAGGGTCGGATGAAATCCGGCTATTATGTCGGACTGGTGACGCGCGCCTACCGCAAGGCGTTGGATAAGGATCCGGATTGGCGGGAATATCGGAAAGGGTTGTTCGAGTTCAGCCACCGCGAGTACTGCACCGGGTTTTTCTACGGTTCCGGTCCGCTTTCGGCCATCACCGAGGAAGGATACCAGCGGGATTGGGTGTTCCTGGGATATCTCAAAGAAGAGATCAAGCCAAGCGTCTGGAGCCTGGATCTGCGCAACCAGATCAAAAAGGGGCAGACCATCCAGTATGTCAGCCCCGAGTCACCCAACATTCCCGATGATTCATACACGTTACTCGACAGTTCATTCCATTTTGTTGACCAGATCGATCATGGTAAGGTACAATACCTCCAGACAGACAAACCGGTACGCGCGGGTTCTATCCTGAGAAGACGCGCTGTGTCCCACGAAGAACAGTTGGGGAGTAACTGA
- the lon gene encoding endopeptidase La, protein MPEQELMPVEQMLPNNLFILPVVGNPVFPGLFTPLMLSDPQDIDIINQATKHGGFLGLLLTRSPEAKEGQLTPTDMYEVGTVAKIVKRIKLPEGGESVFISTLKRFKVTEYYPSGPYLVASVTYLEDIEDEPEELRAWTRLLVSEMKQLTKNNRLFSEEMRLNMVNIDHPGKLADFIASILNVDRKKQQDVLETVVVRRRIEKVLVFIKDEQDIADVQEKIQARVNQKIEKNQREYFLREELKSIQQELGLTTNPKTDLLNRLKKKFASLSLTDEAKETVEREMKRLEGMEPNSPEYSISQTYLETIADLPWNEPKPENFSIESARKVLQRDHYGMKDVKDRILEFLAVRKKKGDTKGAIICLVGPPGVGKTSVGISIAHALKKQYFRFSVGGMNDEAEIKGHRRTYIGAMPGKIIQGMKITKVKNPVFLIDEIDKMGVSYQGDPASALLEVLDPEQNTTFRDNYLDLAFDVSEVLFICTCNTLETVPAPLLDRMEIIEMSGYTSDEKLAIGKKYLIPKSLKKSGLTDKEVKYSKETLLKIAEEYCREAGVRHFEKSLDKINRKIALKIEENKDEKLPIVVDSKSLVDFLGQPLFTQDEILRADKVGTALGLAWTSMGGDTLLIEAQNTPGKGDLKLTGQLGNVMQESVNIAYTWIKAHAKEHKIDESWFANNNIHLHVPEGATPKDGPSAGVTMTVALYSLITGQTEAPDLAMTGELTLKGKVMPIGGLKEKILAAKRNQVKTILYPKFNQRDLDKLDDEVKKGVTFHPVSTIEEVLAYAFPNDAKRPAMQKIGPNESERDEIKDLAVAVGKAVAEAIRG, encoded by the coding sequence ATGCCAGAACAAGAACTGATGCCCGTGGAGCAGATGCTCCCCAATAATTTGTTTATCCTGCCGGTAGTCGGCAATCCAGTGTTTCCGGGGTTGTTCACCCCCCTGATGCTTTCCGACCCCCAGGATATTGATATCATCAACCAGGCCACCAAACACGGCGGCTTCCTTGGGCTGTTGCTGACCCGTTCACCAGAAGCGAAGGAAGGCCAGCTCACCCCGACAGATATGTACGAGGTGGGGACGGTCGCCAAGATCGTCAAACGGATCAAACTGCCCGAAGGCGGCGAATCGGTGTTCATCAGCACGCTGAAACGCTTCAAGGTGACGGAGTACTACCCCTCCGGTCCCTACCTTGTCGCCAGCGTGACGTACCTTGAGGACATTGAGGACGAGCCGGAAGAGCTCCGCGCGTGGACCAGGCTCCTGGTCAGCGAAATGAAACAGCTGACCAAGAACAATCGTCTGTTCAGCGAAGAGATGCGGCTGAACATGGTCAACATCGACCATCCGGGAAAACTGGCCGATTTCATCGCCAGCATCCTGAACGTCGACCGGAAGAAACAGCAGGACGTGCTGGAGACGGTCGTCGTGCGCCGCCGTATCGAAAAAGTCCTGGTGTTCATCAAGGATGAGCAGGACATCGCCGACGTACAGGAAAAAATCCAGGCGAGAGTCAACCAGAAGATCGAGAAGAACCAGCGGGAGTACTTCCTGCGGGAGGAACTGAAGTCCATCCAGCAGGAGCTGGGGCTGACGACCAATCCGAAAACCGATCTGCTCAATCGTCTGAAGAAGAAATTCGCATCCCTCTCGTTGACGGATGAGGCGAAGGAAACGGTTGAGCGGGAGATGAAACGGCTGGAAGGCATGGAGCCGAACAGCCCGGAATACTCCATCAGCCAGACCTATCTGGAGACCATCGCGGATCTTCCGTGGAACGAACCGAAACCGGAGAACTTCTCCATCGAGAGCGCGCGGAAGGTGTTGCAGCGTGACCATTACGGCATGAAGGATGTCAAGGACCGAATCCTTGAGTTCCTCGCCGTACGGAAAAAGAAAGGCGACACCAAAGGCGCCATCATCTGTCTGGTCGGGCCTCCGGGCGTCGGCAAGACGAGTGTCGGCATCTCCATCGCCCACGCGTTGAAGAAGCAGTATTTCCGCTTCTCCGTCGGTGGCATGAACGATGAGGCGGAGATCAAAGGACACCGCAGGACGTACATCGGCGCCATGCCGGGCAAGATCATCCAGGGGATGAAGATCACCAAGGTGAAGAACCCTGTCTTCCTGATCGATGAGATCGACAAGATGGGTGTCTCCTACCAGGGGGATCCCGCGTCCGCGCTGCTGGAAGTGCTTGATCCGGAGCAGAACACCACGTTCCGCGACAACTATCTGGATCTTGCCTTCGATGTGTCGGAGGTGCTGTTCATCTGTACCTGCAACACGCTGGAGACGGTTCCCGCCCCGCTTCTTGACCGTATGGAGATCATCGAGATGAGCGGATACACCAGCGACGAGAAGCTGGCCATCGGCAAGAAGTACCTGATCCCCAAATCGCTGAAGAAAAGCGGTTTGACGGACAAAGAGGTGAAATACTCCAAGGAGACCTTGCTGAAGATCGCCGAGGAGTACTGCAGGGAGGCCGGTGTCCGTCACTTCGAGAAATCGCTGGACAAGATCAACCGGAAGATCGCGTTGAAGATCGAGGAGAACAAGGACGAGAAGCTGCCCATCGTGGTGGATTCGAAGAGCTTGGTGGATTTCCTCGGGCAACCGTTGTTCACCCAGGATGAGATTCTCAGGGCGGACAAGGTGGGTACGGCGCTCGGCCTTGCCTGGACCAGCATGGGTGGCGACACCTTGTTGATCGAGGCGCAGAACACCCCGGGCAAAGGGGATCTGAAACTGACCGGACAGCTGGGCAACGTGATGCAGGAGTCGGTGAACATCGCCTATACGTGGATCAAGGCGCACGCCAAGGAACACAAGATCGATGAGTCGTGGTTCGCCAACAACAACATCCACCTGCACGTGCCGGAAGGCGCCACACCGAAGGATGGACCGTCCGCCGGCGTGACGATGACCGTAGCGCTGTATTCGTTGATCACCGGTCAGACGGAAGCGCCGGATCTGGCGATGACCGGAGAGCTGACGCTGAAAGGCAAAGTGATGCCGATCGGTGGTCTGAAGGAGAAGATCCTTGCGGCAAAGCGCAACCAGGTGAAGACGATCCTCTACCCGAAGTTCAACCAGAGAGATCTGGACAAACTGGACGACGAGGTGAAGAAAGGGGTGACGTTCCATCCGGTGTCCACCATCGAGGAAGTGCTCGCCTACGCTTTCCCCAATGACGCGAAGCGCCCGGCGATGCAGAAGATCGGCCCGAACGAAAGCGAACGGGACGAGATCAAGGATCTGGCGGTCGCTGTCGGAAAGGCGGTGGCAGAGGCGATCCGTGGCTGA
- a CDS encoding queuosine precursor transporter, translating into MNTSKKEWFLLSLYVSFMVMANTLGGKITTLAGVRVSVGIFFMPVMFLITDIEGEVYGKERATLFVRFAELMLVFLFLFMALCIKLPPNKTWGMQEAYQSVFGSSLRMTLASLISFVISQNLDVRLFFRIRSWSHGKKLWVRNNVATIISQFVDTTVFMFLAFWRYNERYTAAFVFSLVLPYWAFKVVFALADTPFCYWGVRWLRKGASLSPES; encoded by the coding sequence ATGAATACCAGTAAGAAAGAATGGTTCCTGTTGTCGCTGTACGTCTCATTCATGGTGATGGCCAACACCCTGGGAGGGAAGATCACCACGCTGGCCGGTGTCAGGGTCTCCGTGGGGATATTCTTCATGCCGGTGATGTTTTTGATCACCGACATCGAGGGGGAGGTATATGGAAAGGAACGGGCCACCCTGTTCGTCCGGTTCGCAGAACTGATGCTGGTCTTCCTGTTCCTGTTCATGGCTTTGTGCATCAAGCTGCCCCCCAACAAGACCTGGGGGATGCAGGAGGCGTACCAATCGGTGTTCGGTTCCTCACTCCGCATGACCTTGGCCAGCCTGATCTCCTTCGTCATCAGCCAAAACCTGGACGTACGGCTGTTCTTCCGCATCCGTTCCTGGAGCCATGGGAAGAAGCTGTGGGTCCGTAACAACGTGGCGACGATCATCAGCCAGTTCGTCGACACCACCGTCTTCATGTTCCTGGCGTTCTGGCGGTACAACGAACGGTACACCGCCGCGTTCGTCTTTTCCCTGGTGCTTCCCTACTGGGCGTTCAAGGTGGTCTTCGCCTTGGCCGACACTCCGTTCTGCTACTGGGGTGTGCGGTGGCTTCGCAAAGGCGCTTCACTTTCCCCGGAAAGTTAA